A window of Daucus carota subsp. sativus chromosome 2, DH1 v3.0, whole genome shotgun sequence genomic DNA:
CCCTAAAGTTAGGTGTCTGTGCTGATGTGCTCAACTTGGTGCACAATGTTGTGATTGGAGCTCCACCAACACTCCCATGCTGCAGCCTCCTTGAAGGCCTTGTCAACCTCGAGGCCGCGGTGTGCCTTTGCACTGCCATTAAAGCCAACATACTGGGAAAGAATCTCAATCTTCCTATTGCCCTCAGCTTAGTTCTAAACAACTGCGGCAAGCAAGTCCCCAATGGCTTCGAATGTACCTAAAATTTCTTGTGAGAGATGGACTGTGATCTGCTTTCTGGATTTCGTTCTTTGTGTATTTCATTATTGTAAAGTGTGCTATTTCTGATTGCAGCAATTCATTTggtttttattgaaattatttaaagaaCACTGAAGTCCCCGGTGCAGGTATTGTGTCACGGGTGAATACTAAAATTTGGAAATTGTTaagaatttcatatattattacataGGATCTTATCTCCTCCACCA
This region includes:
- the LOC108206675 gene encoding 14 kDa proline-rich protein DC2.15, whose product is MGSKNSASVALFFTLNILFFALVSSTEKCPDPYKPKPKPTPKPTPTPYPSAGKCPRDALKLGVCADVLNLVHNVVIGAPPTLPCCSLLEGLVNLEAAVCLCTAIKANILGKNLNLPIALSLVLNNCGKQVPNGFECT